Proteins encoded within one genomic window of Legionella sp. PC997:
- the hflX gene encoding ribosome rescue GTPase HflX, whose protein sequence is MFERPQGGERAILVQLALPGVDADKALQEFEELALSAKAELLDCVLGTRATPDAKYYIGKGKAEEIAQMVKELDAELVLVNHELSPSQERNLERLFECRVVDRSGLILDIFAQRARTFEGKLQVELAQLQHLSTRLIRGWTHLERQKGGIGLRGPGETQLETDRRLLRERIKYINKRLEKVRSSRDQNRQARRKASLQTVSLVGYTNAGKSTLFNALTGESIYVANQLFATLDPTMRQLNLPGSSSVILTDTVGFIRDLPHQLVEAFRATLEETQQADLLLHVIDISDPHWRDNVFSVQQVLDELGVHDVPIIQVFNKIDLQEGWEPKIDYQEDKCKVWISAASNLGLDLLKEAISNQLHGAVLVEDVVLKATQAKLRAQLYELGAVLSESHNEDGDWLLKIRLTKPQKQRLFAMDSPPSL, encoded by the coding sequence GTGTTTGAACGTCCTCAAGGCGGCGAGCGAGCGATATTGGTGCAATTAGCACTACCGGGAGTGGATGCAGATAAAGCATTACAAGAATTTGAAGAATTAGCTCTTTCGGCAAAAGCGGAATTATTAGATTGTGTTTTAGGTACTCGTGCAACTCCTGACGCCAAGTATTATATTGGTAAAGGTAAGGCGGAAGAGATTGCTCAGATGGTGAAAGAGCTTGATGCAGAATTGGTTTTAGTAAACCATGAATTATCCCCATCTCAAGAGCGAAATCTGGAGCGTTTATTTGAATGCCGAGTAGTCGATAGAAGTGGTTTGATCCTTGATATTTTTGCCCAGCGCGCCCGAACCTTTGAAGGAAAGCTGCAAGTTGAGCTGGCTCAATTACAACATTTATCAACTCGACTTATCCGAGGCTGGACCCATTTGGAGCGCCAAAAAGGGGGTATTGGTTTGCGAGGCCCGGGGGAAACCCAATTAGAAACAGACCGCCGATTATTGCGAGAGCGCATTAAATACATTAACAAACGTTTGGAAAAAGTACGTAGCAGCCGCGACCAGAACCGCCAAGCCAGACGTAAAGCCTCTTTGCAGACCGTGTCTTTAGTGGGTTATACCAATGCGGGGAAATCCACTTTATTCAATGCACTGACCGGCGAAAGCATTTATGTGGCTAACCAGTTGTTTGCTACATTGGATCCCACCATGCGTCAGCTCAATTTACCTGGCTCTTCTTCGGTGATTTTAACCGATACAGTGGGTTTTATTCGAGATTTACCGCATCAATTAGTAGAAGCATTTCGTGCTACTTTAGAGGAGACACAACAGGCCGACTTACTATTGCATGTGATTGATATTTCGGATCCGCACTGGCGGGACAATGTGTTTTCGGTGCAACAAGTTCTAGATGAATTGGGAGTTCATGATGTTCCCATAATTCAAGTATTCAATAAAATTGATTTGCAAGAAGGTTGGGAACCTAAAATTGATTATCAAGAAGACAAATGCAAAGTATGGATTTCTGCGGCATCCAATTTGGGCTTAGATTTACTTAAAGAGGCTATAAGCAATCAGTTGCATGGAGCGGTGCTTGTGGAAGATGTGGTACTAAAAGCGACCCAGGCAAAATTGCGGGCGCAATTGTATGAGTTGGGTGCTGTTTTAAGTGAGTCACATAATGAAGACGGGGATTGGTTATTGAAGATTCGTCTTACCAAACCACAAAAACAACGTTTGTTTGCAATGGATAGTCCACCATCTTTGTAA
- a CDS encoding sulfite exporter TauE/SafE family protein: protein MVIFFITLSILILSLLCVVVMVYKLSRQPAEPISLMQYLKLSISGVIAFIADTLGVGSFAVNVALAKLTGTFRDDEMPAVNNGAQVIPGTIESLFFMGLIDVDLTTLLTLVMGTCVGGLLGGFVVSHLSKQAIRLAMVCCFALIILLLISHQFRLLPVGGELTELHSWKLVIGFLAMVVCGALTSVGIGLFVMVQGVLFLMNISPVVAFPIMTTAGAMQQPLTTLVFLKHDKIPLKKTLILSLSGCLGVFITIPIFMQLTITWLHLLLLFILIYNFFAVGRSFLRSRPSKNYVQTPTPASLVTAE, encoded by the coding sequence ATGGTCATCTTTTTTATTACTTTAAGCATCCTGATATTAAGCTTGCTTTGCGTTGTCGTGATGGTGTACAAACTTTCTCGCCAACCTGCTGAGCCTATATCATTGATGCAATATTTAAAATTAAGTATAAGCGGAGTCATCGCTTTTATCGCAGATACTTTAGGCGTGGGCAGTTTTGCTGTGAATGTGGCCTTGGCAAAATTGACGGGCACGTTTCGTGATGATGAAATGCCTGCAGTAAATAATGGCGCCCAAGTTATTCCCGGGACAATCGAATCATTGTTTTTTATGGGTTTGATTGATGTTGACTTAACTACCCTTCTAACTTTAGTTATGGGTACCTGTGTGGGTGGCTTACTTGGTGGTTTTGTAGTCAGTCACTTAAGCAAGCAAGCGATTCGTTTGGCGATGGTTTGTTGTTTTGCTCTAATTATCCTACTGTTAATCTCTCATCAATTCCGTTTATTACCTGTGGGTGGTGAATTAACTGAATTGCATTCATGGAAATTGGTTATAGGCTTTCTGGCAATGGTGGTTTGTGGTGCATTAACTTCCGTGGGAATTGGTTTGTTTGTAATGGTACAAGGTGTACTGTTTTTAATGAATATTTCGCCTGTAGTTGCATTCCCAATTATGACTACAGCGGGAGCCATGCAGCAACCATTAACTACTTTGGTGTTCTTAAAACACGATAAAATTCCTTTAAAGAAAACCCTTATTTTAAGTCTTTCAGGTTGTCTAGGCGTCTTTATTACGATCCCTATTTTTATGCAGTTAACTATTACCTGGTTGCATCTCCTTTTATTGTTCATTTTGATTTATAATTTCTTTGCTGTAGGACGTTCGTTTTTACGTTCCAGACCCAGCAAAAATTATGTACAAACCCCAACACCAGCTTCCCTTGTAACAGCAGAATAA
- the rlmKL gene encoding bifunctional 23S rRNA (guanine(2069)-N(7))-methyltransferase RlmK/23S rRNA (guanine(2445)-N(2))-methyltransferase RlmL, with the protein MKYSLFVSCPRGLEYLLEEELKSLGLAVTRVSPQGVYGEANLLTVYKLCLWSRIANRVQLILFSGYASNEQALHQLCTEFHWQTVFSHDKTIAIEFHGASERIRNTMFGAQVVKDGIVDHFRRLDHSRPTVDKEKPQILIHAYLKNDVVTVSFDLTGYSLHQRGYRHKAGAAPIKENVAAALLMRAKWPELAAKGYALHDPFCGAGTLVIEAGMMAAHIAPGLLRQDQSLQYWAQHQSSLWEKLRVESLQQVKPLPVTLLGTDADHKIIAVARANAEHAGVAPLVNFKHQALKEMDAPTTKGLVICNPPYGERLSDATHLVPLYQQLGKILHAHYQGWKAAVLTSNPVLGKALGLRASKQYTIYNGALECKLYCLDIHVTNELKGMMSNNLSESAQMLFNRLEKNYRHLQKWAKKHQISCYRVYDADLPEYAYAIDIYNDYAVLQEYAAPASVPPHKAEKRSLEVLQVTPKVLEIEPDKIVVKQRKPQKGSEQYQKLGQSRTTMVVTEGPAKFKVNLYDYLDTGLFLDHRLMRLSFGKLKPGTRFLNCFCYTATASVHAALAGAQTINVDLSNTYLRWAEENFKLNHLDLSRHQFVQDDCREWLRVTRDRFDVIFLDPPSFSNSKRMTDTLDIQRDHVSLINSAMRLLNPDGILYFSTNLRQFKLDAQLKEKYSVQDISAQTIDQDFKRNQKIHHCYKLMMPQFASM; encoded by the coding sequence ATGAAATATTCTTTATTCGTAAGCTGTCCGCGGGGACTTGAATATCTATTAGAAGAAGAATTAAAGTCATTAGGTCTAGCGGTTACGCGAGTCAGCCCACAGGGAGTTTACGGAGAGGCCAATTTATTAACGGTATATAAGTTATGTCTCTGGTCAAGAATAGCTAATCGTGTGCAATTAATTCTTTTTAGTGGGTACGCAAGTAATGAGCAGGCACTACATCAACTGTGTACCGAGTTTCATTGGCAGACCGTTTTTTCGCATGATAAAACAATTGCGATAGAATTCCACGGAGCATCCGAACGCATTCGCAATACTATGTTTGGGGCCCAAGTAGTTAAAGATGGGATCGTAGATCATTTCCGTAGATTAGACCATTCACGACCTACAGTAGACAAAGAGAAGCCACAAATTCTTATTCATGCCTATTTGAAAAACGATGTGGTCACTGTGAGCTTTGATCTCACAGGATATAGTTTACATCAGAGAGGATATCGTCATAAGGCAGGTGCCGCCCCTATAAAGGAAAATGTCGCCGCCGCATTGCTAATGCGGGCTAAATGGCCAGAATTAGCGGCTAAAGGTTATGCTTTGCATGATCCTTTTTGTGGTGCTGGAACTCTAGTGATTGAGGCGGGGATGATGGCCGCGCACATTGCTCCAGGTTTATTACGCCAGGATCAGTCGTTACAATATTGGGCGCAACATCAATCCTCACTATGGGAAAAATTGCGGGTAGAGTCCTTACAACAAGTTAAACCGCTGCCGGTAACTTTATTAGGAACGGATGCAGATCACAAAATAATTGCTGTAGCTCGTGCAAATGCGGAACACGCAGGTGTTGCTCCCTTGGTTAATTTTAAACACCAAGCATTGAAAGAAATGGATGCTCCCACAACAAAAGGATTGGTCATATGCAATCCTCCCTATGGTGAAAGGCTTAGTGATGCGACCCATTTAGTTCCTCTCTACCAGCAGCTTGGTAAGATTTTGCATGCGCATTATCAAGGTTGGAAGGCAGCAGTTTTGACCTCTAACCCTGTTTTAGGTAAAGCATTAGGATTACGGGCGAGCAAACAATACACCATATATAACGGCGCTTTGGAGTGTAAGCTTTATTGCTTGGATATTCATGTGACTAATGAGCTTAAAGGCATGATGAGTAATAACCTATCTGAAAGCGCACAGATGTTATTTAATCGCCTGGAAAAGAATTATCGTCATTTACAAAAATGGGCCAAGAAACACCAAATTTCGTGTTATCGAGTATATGATGCGGATTTGCCTGAATATGCCTATGCCATCGATATTTATAACGATTATGCAGTTCTTCAGGAATATGCTGCTCCGGCAAGTGTTCCGCCCCATAAAGCAGAAAAGCGAAGTTTAGAAGTATTGCAGGTTACTCCAAAAGTATTAGAAATTGAACCCGATAAAATCGTTGTAAAACAACGTAAACCACAAAAAGGCAGCGAACAATATCAAAAACTGGGACAAAGTAGAACCACCATGGTGGTCACAGAAGGTCCGGCAAAATTTAAAGTTAATTTGTATGATTACCTAGACACGGGTTTATTTTTGGACCATCGCTTAATGCGCTTGAGTTTTGGGAAATTAAAACCAGGAACACGCTTTCTTAACTGTTTTTGTTATACGGCCACTGCCAGTGTTCATGCGGCCTTAGCTGGAGCTCAGACTATTAATGTTGATCTGTCCAATACTTATTTGCGTTGGGCTGAAGAAAATTTCAAATTAAATCATCTTGATTTATCGAGACATCAGTTTGTGCAAGATGATTGTCGAGAATGGTTGAGAGTTACTCGCGATCGATTTGATGTGATTTTTTTAGATCCGCCAAGTTTTTCTAACTCCAAGCGGATGACGGACACCTTGGATATTCAACGGGATCATGTTTCTTTAATAAATTCTGCTATGCGTTTACTCAATCCCGATGGTATTTTGTATTTTTCTACCAATTTGCGGCAATTTAAATTGGACGCCCAACTTAAAGAAAAATATTCAGTACAGGATATTAGTGCGCAGACTATTGATCAAGATTTTAAGCGAAACCAAAAAATTCATCATTGTTATAAGCTAATGATGCCGCAATTTGCGAGTATGTGA
- the yjgA gene encoding ribosome biogenesis factor YjgA, with translation MDEPVSKSQKKRDADFLQKMGVQLIDLSLSKLELLPLPENLYKAIIDAKAIKSHGAKRRQAQLIGKLMRAADHEEILAAYERLLEEESAVTASFHEVEHWRERLINEGKEALTAFIEAYHPEDVQHLRQLIKKAVDDQQKEKNTGAAKALFRYLRSIIE, from the coding sequence ATGGATGAACCAGTCAGTAAATCACAGAAAAAACGAGATGCCGATTTTTTGCAGAAAATGGGTGTACAACTAATCGACTTGAGTTTATCCAAACTTGAGTTGCTTCCCCTTCCTGAAAATTTGTACAAAGCAATTATCGACGCCAAAGCAATTAAAAGTCATGGGGCCAAACGAAGACAAGCCCAACTAATCGGAAAATTAATGAGAGCTGCCGATCATGAAGAAATTTTAGCCGCTTATGAGCGTTTACTGGAAGAAGAAAGTGCGGTAACTGCCTCCTTTCATGAAGTTGAGCATTGGCGTGAGCGTTTGATCAATGAAGGTAAAGAAGCATTAACCGCGTTCATTGAAGCCTACCATCCAGAAGATGTTCAACATTTAAGGCAATTAATTAAGAAAGCAGTTGATGATCAGCAAAAAGAAAAAAATACAGGCGCTGCCAAAGCACTTTTCCGCTATTTGAGGTCTATCATAGAATGA
- a CDS encoding DUF962 domain-containing protein: MKSFIEQAQFYAGYHQNIQTRYTHMAGVPLIILSVMILFGFVKIIVPGVFATNFACLMTLISLIYYYRLNWQLALALTPIMLILLLIANWFSQDGPTPLGLWSFVIFFIVGWGLQFYGHYLEGKRPAFMDNLSQSLIAPLFLVAELFFMAGFMQSLRGEIYGMERNTL, from the coding sequence ATGAAATCTTTTATTGAACAAGCACAATTTTATGCCGGCTATCATCAAAACATTCAAACACGTTATACGCATATGGCGGGTGTACCGCTCATTATTTTATCGGTGATGATTCTGTTTGGTTTCGTAAAAATTATCGTCCCCGGGGTCTTTGCAACTAATTTTGCCTGTTTAATGACCTTAATCAGCTTAATTTATTACTATCGTTTAAATTGGCAACTCGCATTAGCACTTACTCCAATTATGCTTATCTTATTATTGATTGCAAATTGGTTCAGTCAGGATGGTCCGACCCCATTAGGTCTTTGGTCTTTTGTCATTTTTTTTATCGTAGGCTGGGGATTACAATTCTATGGTCATTACCTCGAAGGCAAAAGACCAGCATTCATGGATAATTTGAGTCAATCACTCATCGCGCCCTTATTTCTGGTTGCAGAGCTCTTTTTCATGGCTGGATTCATGCAATCTTTAAGGGGGGAAATATATGGTATGGAAAGGAATACCCTGTAA
- a CDS encoding M4 family metallopeptidase — translation MLKKILSFALVFITYDAFAVTELDLYKAPLSSLHQFSLKPPAKVSARTAAPILEKNTLQPVSQTQEHSKTILRYQQIYRGIPVVGAQVMITKEDAQVNGHLLNDIQLNIQPTLTSKQAIELAKKSWFSFNSEAPINDELSELQIRANQDNELKLVYQVSFKTTQTDNKPAWPFFIIDAQNGAITKQWNNIKNYMDIGPGGNEKVHEYWYGRDGLPFLEVTQSGSQCVMNTAKVKLVNLASAWDWNDLVITPFQYPCSKNTEENINGAFSPTNDAYYFGQTIVDMYKEWYGINALQDSNGAPMQLVMRVHFGQHYDNAFWDGQFMSFGDGEDFYPLVSLDVAGHEVTHGFTEQHSGLEYHDQSGALNESLSDMAGQASRAYLLEKFPQLYNKLYLEPNTVTWGIGETIVRDSFGKALRFMDFPSSDGSSADCLDKNLAQSQGAYCAISYPDLVAYAKSHISNPQERQSFIVHTASGVFNKAFYLLAKNVGIKKAYQAMIIANSKYWTPTTNFTQGACGVLYAAKDLQIESQIVKSVFGQVGVSTTTCKAN, via the coding sequence ATGTTAAAAAAAATTCTAAGCTTTGCTCTTGTTTTTATCACTTATGATGCCTTTGCAGTCACGGAACTTGATTTATATAAGGCTCCCCTAAGCAGTTTGCATCAATTTTCCCTGAAACCACCCGCAAAAGTAAGTGCACGAACAGCAGCCCCAATTTTAGAAAAAAATACCCTACAACCTGTAAGTCAAACTCAGGAGCACTCAAAAACGATATTGCGGTATCAACAAATATATCGCGGTATCCCTGTTGTGGGTGCACAAGTCATGATTACTAAAGAGGATGCACAAGTAAATGGTCATTTACTTAACGACATTCAGCTGAATATTCAACCTACTCTAACTTCGAAACAAGCTATTGAATTGGCCAAAAAATCTTGGTTTAGTTTTAATTCTGAAGCGCCTATTAATGACGAGTTGAGTGAGTTACAAATTAGGGCGAACCAAGATAATGAATTGAAACTGGTTTATCAGGTTTCATTTAAAACAACGCAAACGGATAACAAACCTGCCTGGCCATTTTTCATTATAGATGCACAAAATGGGGCAATCACCAAACAGTGGAATAACATAAAAAATTACATGGATATCGGTCCCGGGGGCAATGAAAAAGTTCATGAGTATTGGTATGGACGAGATGGACTGCCTTTCTTGGAAGTAACCCAAAGTGGCAGCCAATGTGTGATGAATACTGCAAAAGTAAAATTAGTTAATCTAGCATCTGCTTGGGACTGGAATGATCTTGTGATTACTCCATTTCAATATCCATGTAGCAAGAATACAGAAGAAAATATCAATGGTGCATTTTCGCCAACCAACGATGCGTATTATTTTGGCCAGACTATAGTAGATATGTATAAAGAATGGTATGGAATTAATGCACTACAAGATTCTAATGGGGCCCCCATGCAACTTGTTATGCGCGTCCATTTTGGACAACATTATGACAATGCATTTTGGGATGGACAATTTATGTCTTTTGGGGATGGTGAGGATTTTTACCCCCTAGTTTCTCTTGATGTCGCAGGCCATGAGGTCACACATGGTTTTACCGAGCAACATTCAGGTCTTGAATACCATGATCAATCCGGTGCTCTTAATGAATCCTTGTCTGATATGGCAGGACAAGCATCACGTGCTTATCTTTTAGAAAAATTCCCGCAACTTTATAATAAATTGTACCTGGAACCCAATACGGTAACCTGGGGTATTGGTGAGACTATAGTTCGAGATTCATTTGGAAAAGCTTTACGCTTTATGGATTTCCCTTCTTCTGATGGCAGTTCAGCAGATTGTTTGGATAAAAATTTAGCGCAAAGTCAGGGAGCCTATTGCGCCATTAGTTATCCTGACTTAGTGGCATATGCAAAGTCACATATATCCAATCCTCAAGAAAGACAAAGTTTTATTGTGCATACAGCAAGCGGAGTGTTTAATAAGGCCTTTTATTTATTGGCTAAGAATGTGGGAATTAAAAAAGCGTATCAGGCGATGATTATTGCCAACAGTAAATACTGGACTCCTACGACGAACTTTACTCAAGGTGCTTGTGGGGTTCTTTATGCTGCTAAAGATTTGCAAATTGAATCACAAATTGTTAAATCGGTGTTTGGCCAAGTAGGTGTGAGTACCACCACTTGTAAAGCCAATTAA
- a CDS encoding TlpA disulfide reductase family protein: MNSKIKTLFAALILISTTAMGQADVLLKDTQGNTISFSSLKGKWVLINYWAGWCKTCIDEIPELNHFYRKHENDPILLFAVNYDGLPVDKQKKLIRKFNILYPSLATDPALALGLGDIIGVPVTFVINPQGELVNTLYGGQDLKTLDTVIKKT, encoded by the coding sequence ATGAACTCAAAAATAAAAACCTTATTTGCAGCATTGATATTGATAAGCACAACAGCCATGGGTCAGGCGGATGTTCTCCTTAAAGATACCCAAGGAAATACAATTTCTTTTTCCTCTTTGAAAGGGAAATGGGTTCTTATTAATTATTGGGCAGGCTGGTGTAAAACTTGTATTGACGAAATTCCCGAATTGAATCATTTTTATCGAAAACACGAAAATGATCCCATCCTCTTGTTCGCTGTAAACTATGATGGACTTCCAGTAGATAAGCAAAAAAAACTGATTCGAAAATTTAATATTTTATACCCATCATTAGCTACTGACCCTGCCCTAGCATTAGGATTAGGGGATATAATTGGCGTGCCTGTTACCTTCGTTATCAATCCACAAGGAGAACTTGTTAATACTCTTTATGGTGGTCAAGATCTTAAAACCCTAGACACCGTGATAAAAAAAACATAA
- a CDS encoding pirin family protein, which produces MSEIKVERLIKGILVREGAGVKLHRYIGIERSNDFEPLLLLDYFNSAEPLDYMAGFPSHPHRGFETITYLLDGSITHEDNKGHKGVIAAGDVQWMTAGKGIIHSEMPSANGKLHGLQLWLNLPAAEKMRAPFYQEMQSEQLPVETHDSGARVKVIAGTTDKGTHSPITGIATQPLLFDIILPPGASMQQHIPHDYQTILLVISGAVRIGEQLVQHDTLAKLGTGDNLLLNAETASQCILIAAARLHEPITRHGPFVMNTQEEIIQALDDYRNGRF; this is translated from the coding sequence ATGAGCGAAATTAAAGTAGAGCGATTAATCAAAGGTATCCTCGTCCGCGAAGGAGCGGGTGTGAAATTACATCGCTATATTGGGATAGAGAGAAGCAATGATTTTGAACCGCTGCTTTTACTTGATTATTTCAATAGTGCCGAGCCCCTAGATTATATGGCTGGGTTTCCTTCCCATCCTCATCGAGGTTTTGAAACTATTACATATTTACTGGATGGCAGTATTACTCATGAAGATAATAAAGGGCATAAAGGGGTTATTGCTGCAGGCGATGTTCAATGGATGACTGCAGGAAAAGGGATTATTCACTCAGAAATGCCCTCCGCTAATGGCAAACTACATGGCTTGCAACTGTGGTTGAATTTGCCTGCTGCAGAAAAAATGCGTGCGCCCTTTTATCAAGAAATGCAAAGCGAACAGCTACCTGTGGAAACGCATGATTCAGGCGCTCGGGTAAAAGTCATTGCAGGTACGACTGATAAAGGAACTCATTCGCCAATTACAGGTATTGCTACCCAACCTTTATTATTTGATATTATTTTACCTCCTGGTGCTAGCATGCAACAGCATATTCCCCATGATTATCAGACAATCTTGTTAGTAATTTCTGGAGCGGTTCGTATCGGTGAGCAATTAGTCCAACACGATACTTTGGCAAAACTTGGTACCGGAGATAATTTGCTTTTGAACGCTGAGACTGCAAGCCAATGTATTCTGATTGCCGCGGCAAGACTCCATGAACCTATAACGCGACATGGGCCATTTGTAATGAATACTCAGGAAGAAATTATACAAGCGCTGGACGATTATCGTAATGGTAGATTCTAA
- a CDS encoding S28 family serine protease, whose amino-acid sequence MMLTKKWTVLSLSLCTIFSAAQAGVVERYLQIKQTEKIPLVAEKTIQLHFFKQLIDHNEASVGTFSQRYYIDETYGPTNDSPVFFYICGEAACTKRALNGAIRNYAQKFHAKLIALEHRYYGESLPFNSLSTQNLRFLTTEAALDDLAYFQRRITNEKNWTGKWVAFGGSYPGSLSAYYRLKFPYLVVGALASSAPVMAKEDFVEYDAHVTQVAGSQCANQMRAAVSTVEASLSDATKWNQMKALFDASAVEDPVDFLYLIADTGAAAVQYGMRDEFCTSLSASPTPLQGYAEFAKKLYKDMHVSAVEMTAQGAMSENPSDYKDGLGMRQWYYQSCKEYGYWQNAHPNASLSTRSLLINMDYHHQVCQRLFGLTQPANTIELNNTLYVPLMDILSSNIYFTNGENDPWSTLSLAEKNGNAINPKLTYQLIQGAAHCDDLHSPSTFDSDALKEARKTMESLLATWLN is encoded by the coding sequence ATGATGTTAACCAAAAAATGGACCGTACTATCCCTTAGTCTCTGCACTATTTTTTCTGCAGCTCAAGCAGGAGTGGTGGAGCGATATCTGCAGATAAAACAAACAGAAAAAATTCCTTTAGTTGCTGAGAAAACCATTCAACTCCACTTCTTTAAACAATTAATCGATCATAATGAAGCTTCAGTAGGGACTTTTTCTCAACGCTACTATATTGATGAAACTTATGGTCCAACAAATGACTCTCCGGTATTTTTTTATATTTGCGGGGAAGCGGCTTGTACTAAACGTGCCCTAAATGGCGCAATCAGAAATTATGCACAAAAGTTCCATGCCAAACTGATTGCTCTGGAACATCGGTACTATGGGGAAAGTTTGCCCTTCAATTCATTATCAACCCAAAACTTACGTTTTTTAACTACAGAAGCTGCATTGGATGATTTGGCTTACTTTCAACGCCGCATAACCAATGAAAAAAACTGGACTGGGAAGTGGGTCGCTTTTGGAGGCTCTTACCCTGGTTCGTTATCCGCTTATTATCGTTTAAAATTTCCTTATTTAGTTGTCGGGGCTTTAGCATCATCCGCGCCAGTAATGGCTAAAGAAGACTTTGTAGAATATGATGCCCATGTGACTCAAGTGGCAGGTTCTCAGTGTGCCAATCAAATGCGAGCGGCAGTCAGTACCGTGGAAGCCAGTTTAAGTGATGCCACGAAATGGAACCAAATGAAAGCGTTATTTGATGCATCTGCGGTTGAAGATCCTGTTGATTTTTTATACTTGATCGCTGACACCGGAGCTGCCGCAGTACAATACGGAATGCGCGATGAATTTTGCACCAGCTTATCTGCAAGTCCAACCCCACTTCAAGGCTATGCTGAGTTTGCCAAAAAATTATACAAGGACATGCATGTTAGTGCCGTAGAAATGACAGCGCAGGGCGCCATGAGCGAAAATCCTAGTGATTATAAGGATGGCTTAGGCATGCGCCAGTGGTACTATCAATCCTGCAAAGAATACGGTTATTGGCAAAATGCTCATCCTAACGCTTCGCTTTCCACTCGATCTTTGTTAATTAATATGGATTACCATCATCAGGTATGCCAACGTTTGTTTGGTTTAACTCAACCTGCTAACACCATAGAACTTAATAACACTTTATACGTTCCTTTAATGGACATCTTAAGCTCAAATATTTATTTTACCAATGGAGAAAACGATCCTTGGTCCACTTTATCCTTAGCAGAAAAAAATGGAAATGCAATTAATCCTAAATTGACCTACCAATTGATCCAAGGAGCCGCTCATTGCGATGACTTACATAGCCCCTCTACATTTGATTCTGATGCATTAAAAGAGGCAAGGAAAACAATGGAATCGTTGTTGGCTACGTGGCTAAATTAA
- a CDS encoding thymidine kinase — protein MAKLYFYFAAMNAGKSTVLLQSSYNYRERGMNTLLFTPAIDNRYQQGMVYSRIGLSEPALIFNSKDDLYQHVLAQEKKYACILIDEAQFLTRAQVHQLTEITDQLSIPVLAYGLRTDFRGELFEGSQYLLAWADELIELKTICHCGRKATMILRLNAQGKVITEGEQVVIGGNDMYSSTCRKHFKQREPGIISVIKEQLTES, from the coding sequence ATGGCTAAACTCTATTTCTATTTTGCAGCAATGAATGCAGGAAAAAGTACGGTGCTCCTGCAATCAAGTTATAACTATCGTGAACGCGGCATGAATACTTTATTATTTACCCCAGCCATAGATAATCGTTATCAGCAGGGTATGGTTTATTCCCGTATTGGCTTATCTGAACCCGCTTTGATATTTAATTCAAAAGATGATCTCTATCAACACGTCCTAGCGCAAGAAAAAAAATACGCATGTATTTTAATTGACGAAGCCCAATTTTTAACGCGAGCACAAGTACATCAATTAACCGAAATCACGGATCAATTGAGTATTCCGGTGCTTGCCTATGGATTGCGTACGGATTTTCGCGGTGAATTATTTGAAGGGAGTCAATATCTTTTAGCGTGGGCAGATGAATTGATTGAACTCAAAACCATTTGTCACTGCGGACGCAAAGCGACCATGATTTTACGCTTAAATGCTCAAGGAAAGGTCATCACTGAAGGGGAACAAGTTGTTATTGGTGGTAATGATATGTATTCCTCTACGTGTCGTAAGCACTTTAAACAACGAGAACCAGGAATCATTAGCGTTATAAAAGAACAATTGACCGAATCCTAA